The Verrucomicrobium spinosum DSM 4136 = JCM 18804 DNA segment ATCCAAGCTGATAGAAGGGCCCCAAGACTCGTGGACCACGGGCAATGGCCGTCTGCAAGTCTCCCCCCTCAGAATCTGTACTTAAGGGCGCATGCGCTGGTCACTCCTCTTCCTCGCCTCTGGTGGCCTGTTGACCTTTCTGCCTGCGGCGGAGGATCCGTATGAGCATTACGTCCGCACCTCGGAAGACTTCCGCCCGGTGAAACAGGATGCCGCGTGGGCACGAAAAGCCTGGCCGGGGTGGATCTACATGCCGTGGACCTACCAGTGGACCCCAGGGTATGATGCTGCCTCCGGGAAATGGGCGCGGGACCACGGCTACAACGGGGCTTTCATCGATCACGACCACATCGGCACCGCCCAGTCCAAGACTGGCAGGCTGGACTGGATCAACCAGCATGGCCTGCGCTTCTACGTGGATCACGTGGCGGGCAAAGGGGTGCTGCATCTGTGGGATGGTGACAAGGTCAAGCCCCACCTCAACGAGGTCCACGGCACCGGCTTGCGTCCCGCACCGCTCAACGCTGCCACCTTCGCGAAGCTGCAAGCCCTCATGCAGAGAAACATCGCGGCTTCTGCCACCTCCCCCATGCGGGCGGCCTATGCTCTGGATGATGAGCCTTCCTGGGGGCACTTCGTCCACCCCACCATGTGGCAGGTGACGGATGATGCGACAGCCTATCCCCGCTGGCTGGCCACCGTTTACGGTGCCGGTCACGTGCCAAAAAGGGAGCGCTGGATCAGCTATGAGGAGCTGCGCCCAAAGCTTGCAGAGTGGACCGTGGCAGACTTCGACGCCAGTCCGCTCATGGATCAGTGGACCTTCAATGATGCCCAGTGGTGCAACTACATTGGCCGGCTGGTGGAACATGCCAACACACTGGACCCCGCCACGCCTTGTGGTCTGGTGGGCGGCCAGGCCCCCAGTGCCTTTGGCGGCTATGACTATGCCCGTCTCATGCGCAAGGTGCAGTTCATCGAGAGCTACAATCTGGGCTCCTCACAGGCCGTCATCCGGTCGTTCAATCCTCAAGGAGCCCTTCCTGCGGTGACCACGCACTTTCACAAGAACGTGGACGATACCATCTGGCAGACGTGGTACTACCTCGCCCACGGCAACCGAGGGCACATCGGCTGGGTGGAGGGATGGTTCGATGGTGCAACTCCTGAGGACTGGCATGCAAAGGTGGCCCCGGCCCTTCTCGAGGCGGGTGACAAGCTTGGACCATTGATGGCCGGGGCACAATGGCAGCATGACGGGGTGGCGATTTACTACAGCCACGCCAGCATTCAGCTCGGCTGGATCCTCGATGCCGAAGCCCATCGCAAAACGTGGGTCAATCGCAATGCCGATGAGCGGCTCGCAAGCGCCGCCCATGTCCGACGCGCCTGGGAAAACATGCTGCGTGACAGTGGGCTGCAGTACAACTTCCTCAGCTATGTGGATGTGATTCAGAAAGGCGTGCCCGATGAATATCGCGTGCTCATCCTGCCCGCTTGCCTGTGTTTGTCCGACACTGAGATACGCGTCATCGGGGCGTTCTGCCAGCGTGGCGGCACCGTGATCGCCGACTATCTGCCCGGCGTGTGGGACCAGCATGGCAAAGGCCGCGCTGGAGGGGGTGGTCTGGACGGATTATTTGGCGTGAAACACGATCCGAAGATGCGTCAGGCAGACCTGTTTGGAGGCACCCTCTGGGTGGAAGTGGATCAAGATGCCAACTACTCCTGGAAGACTTATCGAGAATTCCTGACCAACAAAAACACTTGCCTCCTGGACAGCAGCGGATTTCACAAAGCCGTGCGCGCCCAGCCGACGGATCAAGTCCAGGCGCAAGGCAAAGGTCGGGCGGTGCTGATGAACATCTCTCCGCAGTGGTACAATGCCTACCGGGAGGCCGGGTTTGACGCGGCCAGAAAGCGCGAGGTCTTCATGCGTCATGTGGTGGATGCCGGGGTGACTCCCTGGGTGCGACTCGCCGATGCTGGAGAGCGGGAACACGGCTATGAAATCACCTACTGGAAACTGCCTACAGGGCGGACACTGCTGTACTTATGCCTGAATCCAGAAATCCGGGGCACTTCGCTGGGAGGGGGCAATTCCGTAGGACTCAAATCATCAACGCTCCCTGCAAAGCTCCGCTTCAGCAGACCGGTGCAGCAGTTGCGGAACGAGCGCTCCGGTCAAAAGTTGGGGGACGGAAGCGAGTTCGTGTTGGAGTGGAAGCAGCATGAGGCTGTGGTCCTATCCTTTACCGAAGCCAGCTCACCTTGAGAAACTGGCGCGGGCAATAAACGTCCTACTTATGCCTCACGCCCGTACCAGAAGGAATGCCCGTTGCCCTTCCCCGTTGCTTTGCCGGGTTCATGAGGCATCTTTCCTCCGACCGCCCCCGATGAAAAAGCCTCTCTTTGCCTTGCTCGTCCTGGCCGCCGGTTCCGGCATGCTCTGGTCTCAATCCCTGCCGCCCCCTGTGGCGATACCCGTGGTGGAGCTGCCCAAGGCCCCGGAACCGATCGAGCCCATTTTGCGTCTGCAGATCTTCCTGGACACCCACTTGTTTGGGCCCGGCAAAGTGGATGGCCGCCCCGGTGAGTTCACCACCAAGGCCCTTAGGCGCTATCAACAGTCTCACGGTCTGGCGGAGACAGAGGTGGAAAACCACACGCTGGATGTTTCCAGCGTCACCCAGCTCTACACCACCTATACGATCCGGGAAGAAGACCTCCGTTTTGTCGGTGACCTTCCCAGTTCCCCTGCCGCCCAGAGCCGCAAGAAGTATCTGCCATATGACTCGCTGCTGGAGTTTCTGACCGAGCGCTTTCATTGCTCGCCGGATCTGCTCGAATTCATCAACCAGCCTCTCAAGATGAGCAGGCTCAAGCCGGGAGACGTGGTGAAGGTCCCGAACGTGGAGCCGTTCCTCATCGAGCAACTGGAGCCCATCCCCAGCCTGCCAGAAGTGCCGGAATTTCTGAATCGGGTGATTCGCATCGACACTCGCGAAAAACTTCTGGGCGTGTATGAAGGAGACAAGCTGCTCGCCAGCGTGCCGATCACGACTGGCAGCGGATACCTTGCCACCCCTCCCGGCACCTGGAAGATCGTCGGCATCACGCAACTACCCACCTTCCGCTGGGACAAGGGGGTGCTGGAATACGGGGTGCGCACCAGCAACTACTACGAACTGCCCATCGGCCCCAACAATCCGGTGGGAGTGATGTGGATAGGCCTGAATCGTGCCGGCATCGGTGTGCACGGTACGAACCAGCCTCAAACCATCGGCCGCAGCGCCAGCCATGGCTGCATGCGCACCGCGAACTGGGATGTGGTGCGACTGGTGAAGCTGATCACGAAGGGCATGACCGTCATCATCGAAGGGCCGGCCCCCATCCCGCGGCCTGCCTACGAAAAGCCATCCCTTCCTCCCGCACCACTCCCGCCCGCCGAGCCTCCCAAACGCCGGTTCAAGTGGTTCTGGCAGAAGTAGGGGCACGCAAGCCCTTGGGGCATGATGCTTATCCTCTATCTTCATGGCTTAAGTTTTGCCCATAGAAGCTTGCCGGGATTTGTTCCAGGTCTTATGAATTCTTCATGAGCGCCTGCCTTGAGCCTCTCTGCCAAATCGCCCGCTCCTCTGGAGCGGTTCTAAGTCTGCTTGTGGTGCTGGGGGGCAGCAGCTGTTCCCCTCTGACGTACAAACAGGCCGCCACGCCTCCGCCACACGCTTTCATCAGCCATCGTGCGCCTCCCGATGGGAACACGAAACTGAAACTGGGCGTGAAGGACCTCATCGATATGAAGGGCGAGGTCACCACGGCCGGATCCGAGCGATATTACAAGCAGGGCAGGCCGGCGGCACAGGACGCGGAATGCCTGCGCCTCATCCGCAAACGCAATGATGTGGTGATCGTCGGCAAGACCAACCTCAGCGAGTTCGCGGTGGGCGTTTCCGGATCCAATGATTATTTCGGCACCCCGGTCAATCCGGTGGACAAGACTCGCGTCCCGGGCGGGTCTTCCAGCGGCTCCGCTTCCGCGGTGGGACTGGGCCTGGCCGATGTGGCGCTGGGTACGGACACGGCAGGGTCCATCCGTGTGCCCGCCGCCTGTTGCGGCGTGGCGGGGTTGAAGACGACCTTCGGGGCCATTTCCACCAAGGGCGTGTACCCTATTTCCCCCAACTACCTCGACACCGTGGGCCCCATCGCGCGGGATGTCAACGGCCTGGTCACGGGCATGGGATTGCTGGAGGAAGGGTTTGCCTCAAGATACGCGAAGGTCAAAGCTGCAAAACCAACAGCCGCTGTCGTCCGTATCGGACGGTTGAAGGTCCCCGGCACTGACCCGGCCATTGATCGCGCCATCGACGCCCGTCTGGCCGCCCGCGGCTTTCAGGTGGTGCCCATGGACAAAGACTTCCTCAACCAGTGGCTGAAGGCCCAGGAAAATGGAGGCCTCGTCGCCGCCGCAGCTTCATGGTATAACAACCAGAAGATCGAGAACGATGAGGGCATCGAGAACCGCGCCCGGAAGGCCTTCTTTGTGGGTGACATCATCTTCTCCCGCCGCTATAAGGACGAGGCCAAACGTCAGGCCGCCATCGCCGAGCGCGACCAGTTCGTGGCCCTCCTGAACCAGAAGTTCACCGAGGTGGATGCCATCGTGCTGCCTGTGATCCGCAAACCACCTCTGAAGCTAAACTGGTTTTTCACCGGCCTCTTCGAAGCCAAGTTCATGAAGATCCAGTGCACCATGGCCCCGAGTTATGCAGGCGTGCCCGCCCTGGCTGTGCCCGTGCCCATGGAAGGCTCCAGCTTCCCGGTGACGAGCATGCAGATTGTTGGGCCGGCACACAGTGAAGCAGCGCTGCTGAACATCGGGCGTCTCATGGAATAGCCCGGAATCGATGGGTTGATCATCCGCAACAACACCATCCGGCACGGGGGCTGGTTCTGCACCGCCCCCTGGTGATGTGGCTCATCCACTGTAAGGATGCGGTGAAGGAGGGCAATACCGCAGAGATAACGGGTGGCATCACTCCAAGGGTGACGAAGTGACTGGCCGACAACCCCTCAAAGGCGACATGTCACCCCGCCTCCGAACCCCAAGGGTTCGATGAATGCATCCTGAACGTGGCCCCACGCAAAGTTCCATTCGCGCAGCGCGGATGAGAAAACCCGCCACACGATTCAAGGCAGGCAAAGAAGGGGTGTCTGTTGCGCGAACCTGATCGCGTCGTCCCTCTGGAGGCTAAATGTGCCCGGATCGAGATTCATAGACCCGGAAGCTCTTGTTACCGCGATGCATTCTTGGGTTTTTCCAAACTAAAGACATTCACTAGCCGGAGCTAAATCACAGCCCAATTGAGAAAAAAACAAACCGAGGTCGGGTGAATAGCCCACCGGCCTGTCCCGTCTCAGGTGCAGACACTGCGCCGCCGGCTCCAATCCGCATCCAATTGCGGTCTATGAAACTACCATGAAATTTCTGTCAGACCCCACCCCGGGATTCACGGTTTTTGCCGTGTTCATCGGCCTAATTCCTGCCCTGTCAGCGCGTGATCCTGAGCCGCCAGACATCCGCAACCTCCTTGACCTTGAGGCGTATGCGTCAGAACTCGCGCAAAAATCGCACGTCACTCCCACCCCGGATCTGGATCCATTTTTCTCGAATCTCAACTACGACGACCACCGTCGCATCCAGTTCCGCAAGGACCGTTCGCACTATGCAAATGCAGGGCCGATGGCAGTCGAGTTCTTCCATCCCGGCTGGATGTTCAAGAAGCCGGTGCATTTCTATGAGATCCAAGCCGGTCAGCCGGCCAAGGTGCCCTTCGATCCCAAAGAGTTTGACTACTTCGGCCTCAAGGTGCCGGAAGGTGTGTCCTATCCCGACGGCTACACCGGCTTCAAGATTGCGGCGGTGGACCGCGCGACGGGCAATAGACCGGAGTTCCTCGCTTTCAACGGCGCGAGCTACTTCCGCGCCGTGGGCGCAGGGCTGGGGTGGGGGCTCTCTGCCCGCGGCATCGCCATCAACACCGTGGGTGGTGCCCCCGAGGAGTTCCCAGATTTCACCCATATCTGGTTCTTCAAGCCCAAAGAGGGAGACACAACCTTCCGGTTTCTCGCCCTGCTCAACGGCCCCAGCATCACCGGGGCCTATGAATTTGAGGTGCAATACGCCGCCACGACGACCACCTCAGTGACGGCCTCGCTCTTTCTCCGCAAACCGGTGGCGCTGCTCGGTGTGGCCCCGTTTTCCAGCATGTTCTGGTTCGGGGAAAACACCCAGCCGAAACCGGAGGACTTCCGGCGGGAGGTGCACGACTCCGACGGACTCCTCTTTGAGCAGGAGGGGCAGCCCGTGGTGTGGCGACCGCTGGACAATGGCAAGCAGATGCGTCACAGCGTATTTGGCATCGATCAGCTCAAGGGCTTTGGCCTCCAGAAGCGGGACCGCGATTTCCGCAACTTCGAGGACCTGGAAGCCCGCTATCATGAGCGCACCGCCGTGTGGGTGGAGCCGCGTGAGGGATTTGGACGCGGCCGTCTGCACCTCATCGAGCTGAGCACCGGTGAGGAGACATGGGACAACGTTGTCACGTTTTGGGAGCCGGAGACTCTGCCCACCGCCACACAGCCGATGCGTATTTCCTACAACCTGCAATGGCAGGATGGGCACACCCATCCGCTGGCCCGGGTGATCGCCACCCGTTGGGGGGCGGCACCGCGCGCTCTTGATCTTCCGAATGTCTGCACGTTTGTGGTGGATTTTGCCAAGGGCTCCATCGGCGCGACGAAGGCCGGCGAGTGGGTTCCCCAATGTGGAGTGAACGTACGCGGCGGCGCTGCAAAACTGGTGGGCAGCAAGGTGCAGTCAAACCCTGAAACCAACGGCTGGCGCGTGAGCCTGAACGTGGAGATCCCGCCAGGCACCGATCTGGTGGAATTGACCTGTGACCTTCTGGATGAGGGCCGCCCCGTGTCGGAGAGGTGGGACTATCAGTGGCGGCGGTAGATGGCGCTCCCCTACCCGCTGCCGCCCTGCGCCAGACCTCAGTCGTAGCTGCGTTTGTCAAAACGGGTCGGGCCACATGCCACCCACCACGCCCACCTGACCTCACATGGCCGCTCGACCCCTCCGCACTTTCACAAGTGCAGCTACGAACTGCCCGCTGGCGCCCTGCGCCAGACCTCAGTCGTAGCTGCGTTTGTCAAAACGCGGTCAGGCCACATGCCACCCACCACGCCCACCTCACCCCACACGGTCATTCACCTCACCCCACACGGTCATTCACCTCACGCCGGCCGGTTGAGCCGGCTGTCCAGATTAAAGATTTGTCCGGAGGTGTGCAGCAGGAACCGGTCGAGGTGGGCGATGAAACAACTCACTTCCTTCGTGGTGTTGAACCTGCCCAAGGTGTGCGCCGCCAGGAAGCTCCTCTTCAAGTCCTCCCCAAGACCGGCTGTCATCCGGGTTTCCATGAACCCGGGGAGCACACAATTCACCCGAATGTTCCTCGCGCCATACTCGGCGGCAAGGCTCTGCGTCAATCCCATCAACCCCGCCTTGGCCGCCGCATAGTTGGCCTGGCCGACCGGCCCCCGCCATCCGGAGAAAGAGCCGATAAAGACGATATGGCCCCGGCGCTGGCCGCTCATGCGGTTCAATGCCGCGCGCGCTGCCCGGAAGGCACCGCTGAGGCAGGTGTCGAGAACATGATCAAAATCCATCTCCTCCATCTTCAGCATGCTCGCATCGCGACAGACCCCTGCATTGCAGACGAGGAGATCCAGCGCCTCCAGCCCGCTGACAAATGCTTCCACCGAGGTCGAGGACGTCACATCCATCTCCGTCCGTCCCGGGGCATGCACGGCGTATCCCTGCCCGGTCAGTTCAACATGAAGGGCTTGAGCGAGATCGCCCAAGCCCCCTGTAATCAGTGCCACTGGTGCATGCATGCCCACCCACTACCATCAACAGGAAGCGCTGGCTAGCCCGCCGGACTGGTGAAGAGGACGGCAGCGGTGTCGTAGCTGATGCGCACGCCCGCCACCTGAGCGAGGTAGTTGAGCACCTCGCTCAACGGCATGTTGCTCAGATTCAGGCTCACCGTCTTCTTGCCAATCTCAGGAGTCTTCAGGATGATGTTGGGGATCACCTTGTCCTGAGTGACGGCTTTGACCTTCATGCGCACCGCGAGAATGGCCTCGCTCAACTCCACATCGGCAAATTCAATTTTGTCGATGATGATCTTTTCGTAGCTTTTGCGGAGCATCACGTTGTCCTTGCCCAGTTTCTCCTCGATCTGGGCCATCATGGCGCGGGACTGCGTGTGATTGGGGTTCACTGCCAGCACTTTGGCCAGTTTTTCCCGTGCAATATCAAACTGCCCAGCATAGAAGGCGGCGCGGCCATCCTGGTAGAGCACGTGGAGGGGTTCATCCGCCGCGCGGGCGATAGACTGGCCAAGCCAGACAGTGGTGGCCACCAGAAGGGCAGCGAGCAGGGCGTTCGTTTTCATAATTGAAAAGGGGGAACAACCTTCATTGTGCCCGCAATTTTCAAAAAAGGTCAAGAGCATTCCCTTGGGATGGACAACCTCAGCAGCAGATAGGCGCGTTCAAACAAGGCATCTACGCAACCTTTGGTTTTTTTTTCGAGCGGTGCGAAGTGGAAAATTGAGGGCCGGAGGCCCGGGATCTTGCCAGCCTCGGGCAACATGATCGCCGAAGAGATGTTGAGTCTGCAGGCCCGACGCCATCAAATCTGCCCACGACAATCTTCCCTGAATGAGTCGCGCCTGTAGCCCTATGTCTATTGTTTATCAACAACCTTGGGCGTTGCCCAAACTGACATCTGGCCGGCCTTTCGGCCCTTCTGAGGCTCTGAATTTCCGCCCTCCCCCTTCAGGAATACTTCACGTCTTTGCGGGGCTCCATCTCAAACACCATCACCTGCTGGGTCTCCACCGAGCGGTGCACCACTTCGAGGAGGAACTTGTAATAGTGCGGGTCGTCCTGAAGGATGGCCAGCTTGTCCAGGCTTTCGGCCTCAATGCTGACGAACCAGTGCCAGGGGTCGGAGATCTTGATGCGCTTGCCGACATTCAGGTGCAGCACTTCCCGGATCTTGAGCAGGATGGCCCGGGTGGTCCACATCATTTCCTCCAACCGGTCCGCCGTGACGTCCGGTTTCAGAGTGAAGAGGGAGACCTGGCAAATCATAACTCCACCATTCGCGCTTGGTCCGTCACGCGGTGCTCGCACCGCACTCACGTGGAGGTCTTATCGCCCCTCCCAACGAGACTAGGAACTCCAGTCGAGAGCCTTCTTGCGCCAGGCGTACAGGAACGCCACCAGCAAGATGCCCACGAATGACAGCATCCACCAGAAGATGGCCGCGCCGAAGACGGCGACGTAGTCTTTGAAAATGACCGCCCAAGGGTACATGAAGACCACCTCAATGTCGAAAAGCACAAAGAGCATGGCCACGATGTAGAATTTCACACTGAACCGGGGCTGAGCCTCGCCCAGAGGGAGCATGCCGCACTCATAGGCGGAATCCTTCATCTTGTTCCGCTTGGCTGACTTCCCTGCAAGCACGCTGGCCAGAAGCGTCACCCCGGCAAAGCCGGCGGCCATGAGCATTTGCATCAGCACAGGGAGATAGTTCTCAAGCATGACAGGAGGGGAAGGAAGACCGCAACAAAGGGCTAAAAACGGTGCTGTAGGGTAGCGCGGAGGACCGGAACGTCAAGGAGGCATCAAAAAAGCCGCCCTGGAAAAGGGCGGCTTGGTTTTTGAAAGTTGGATTTGTGGGAACAGCGCGGACTGGTGCCGCTATTAGCGGGCGGCAGCGGCAGCGGCAGCTGCGGCTTCTGCGCGGGCCAGCGTATGAGCGCTGGATGCCATTTCAATACCTTTAAGCCCACGATAGCTCTTCAGTTTCTTCTCCACGAGGCCACGGCCCACAAGGTTCTGAAGCTTTTCATAAGAACGGAGCCGTAGCATTTCTTCGCCCCCGCTAACTGCGTTTTTTAGCTTTAGGTTCTCGTACACGAGCCCGAACAGAATGTTGAACTCATAAGTCTTGCCATCCGAGAGAACATTGACCAACTCATCAGTGACATGGTCAGGAACCCGACGTGAAAAACGTGTTTTTCTTACGGTAGCCATAGACCCGGAGTATAGCACCGCGCAAGCACGTTGGCGAGTTTTTGTTTGATTTCACAGGAAAAATCCACGAATTCCAGCCCAAAGTTGCCTTTGAGGATAGAATTTTCCTGCTCCTCCGTATCCGCCGAATCTCAGCGGCTCGTGAAATTCCCCACCACCGTCATCTCAGCACTCTCGGCCTTGAGGGAAAAGATTTCCTCACTGGCAGGGAAAGCAGAGGAGTCGAATCGATCTTGAAGATCGTCTGCGAATTCCTGAATAGCCTCCGCTCCGGCTGGGAAAACATAGAGGGAATTGCGGTCCGGCGTCACGACCCAGACCTCTTTGCCAAAGACTTTCTCAAAGATCTTTCCCAGAGAAGGGGCCGTCAGCAAGCAGGGGAAGAGGTGGTCTTCCCCCCGGTACACGGCGTAGATGACCTTTCCGGCTTCGTTTTTGATCAGTTCCGGCTGAAGACTCGCCAGCCGGCGGTCGGCAGCCTCGGCCGCTTTCCGTTGAAAGCTATCGGCGCTGATGCCCAGCTTGTTGAATTCTGACTCCGTGTAGGGCACGAGTCGCGAGGTTGAGGGATCCAGCTTCACTGGGGTGAACACCGTCAGCCGGGCCTTCGCCAGAGTCAGTGAGATGGAGGAGCGGACCACCTTGGGCTCTGGCAGCAGGAGGTAGTTCTCCACCCGGATCGGCACGGCCTTGGGGGTGGCCCCGGCAGGAGACTGGGCCAGCACGGAGGAGAACGGGGCCACGAGGACGGCGCAGGTGGCTGCCGTGCCGAGGAGAGGGAGAAGGAAGCGTCTCACGCCGCCACGTTCCCTGAGGTGGGCCATTCTTCAACTGGCAAATGCCGGGGCCAGGCACGACGTCACGCTTTCCTGTTGCGCGAGTGCGTCGTCAGACGGATGTGGCCCCATGATCGCCTACCTCCGCGGCCACTTGGTCGAAGCCCTGCCCAACCAGCTCACGGTGGACGTCAACGGCGTAGGCTATCTCTGTCTGGTGCCCCTCTCCACCTACGACCGGCTGGCGGGTACGCAGGGGGAGGTGAGGCTGCTGACGCACCTCAACATCACCGAGCGCGATCACACGCTGTTTGGCTTCGCCACCGCTGAGGAGCGGGACCTCTTCCGCCTCCTGATCAATCGCGTGAGCGGCATTGGCCCCAAGATGGCGCTGGCGGTGCTCAGCGGCATGGCCGTGGGCGACTTTAAAGACAACGTCATCCGCAACGACGTGACCGCGCTCTCCCGCATCAGCGGAGTGGGCAAGAAAACGGCGGAAAGGATCGTGCTGGAACTGAAGGACAAGGTGGGCATCGTGGATACCTGGCAGGCCGCCCGGAGCACGGGCAACAGTCTGGTGCCAGACCCCACCCAGGCTGCGCAGACGGATGCGGTGCTCGCGCTCATCGCCCTCGGCTTCAAGCAGACCGAAGCGCAGAAGACGGTGCAGGATCTCGTGAAGAAGGCAGGTGGCGTGGTCAGCGCGGACAAGCTCATCCGCGATGCTTTGAGGAACCTCTGACAGTCGGCCTCCTGGCGCCTTACTTCAGCGTCTCCCAGTTGGAATTGCCCAGCCCCTTCTCGATGAACCAGTCGAGGTTCACCGACTTGGGGTCGTTGCCCAGGCGCTTCACCCGGGCCCGCTGGGTGTCCACGAGGAAGAACCCCCTCATGGGGAACACGCGCAGGCCCCGGTAGTCCAGCGCCCACGCCATGACGCGGTGTACCCCGGGAGGGAGCTGCTCAAAGCTGAACCGGCCGGTGAATTTGGCGAGCCCCTCATTCGGCAAATGACCCTCGGGCACATGGGTGAACTGGAGGTCACGTGCCATCACCTCCATGAAGTACAGGGGCAGACCTGTGACTTGGGTGACGTGGAAGATCTCCCAGTGCCCATCGTGGGGGTCTTTATAGGTCAGCAGCACCGCATCTGCCACCCTCTCGCGATTGGGCAGGCAGGCATAACCCCAGACCGCACCGGAAACTCCCTGCTCGTCATTAGTTTGCACCACGCAGGCAGAGAGTTCTGCGGTATTGCTGCTGAGCAGCTTGGGGGTGAGGCTGAAGTTGTCCAACCGGGAATTCTTGAGCATGGCGGGCCTGAGGTGGCCCAGGTCATCCGCCTTGCGCGCCAAGTTGCGATTCCCCGCCACATCCCCCTCCACGGCAAGAGGGAGCTTGTAGAAGAGGGTGTTGGCCGCGCCGCGGAGCCGTGAGGATTCCCACACGGCCATCATGCGCCAGCCGAAGGACCACGAGATGGCCTGCATGAAAATCAGGGCAAAGGCACCTGCTGTGAGAGACTGGAGAATGAATCGGCGGAGACCTGGCTGATGCTGACCCAGATGCCGGGCAATGAGCCAGACGAGCACAATTAAAGCCACCGTAAGCGGCACGGCGTGGATGACATACCGGGCATGCACGGCATTGTCTCCCGTCGTGGTGGCCCAGGAACGGCCAAGAGAGGTGAGAAAGGCCGCGCCCACGGAGTAGGTGCCTAGCAGGAGCCAGGGAAGCAGACGCTCACGAAGCGCCTGCTCGCGGAAATGCCGGAGCCAATAAGCTGCGCATCCGCCAAACAGGGCCAGGGATGAAGCGCCCAACCACAGGCTGGTATGCATGAGGGACAGGCTCGATCCCCGGGCCAGATGGCACCCCAGGAAGCGGAGGATGAAGCTGGCGGCGGCCTTCGGCCGACGGACGAACTCGCTGACGTTCCGCCCCATGGTGGCCTCCTCTCCTTGTTTGTAGGAGAAAGCTCCGTCCACTTCGTTCTTCAGGCCGTGGAAGTAGAGGATAGCCGTGATCCCAAAAATGAAGAGCCAGGCCACCAGGAACCACTGGCGCTCCCTCCCCGCCTTCAGCGCACCGGACCACCAGATCATGGGCACCATGAGCACCCAGACGAGCAGGCCGGTGGCAAAGGTCTGGGTGGCACACTCTGCACAGAGGACGGCGAGCACGAGGCGCAGCCACGCCGGCCAATGGGACCGGAGCAGTACCACCAGCGCGGTGGTGAGGAAGAAGGCCGGACAGGCCACCTGAAACATCATGGGCCACAGCACGATGCGGTACTGCATGGGGGACAGGATGGAAACACTGGCCAGCGCCAGCAGCGGCCACCACTGGGCAAACGCGGCACCCGAGGTGCGACGGATGAGCAGGCCCACATTTGCCGTTGTGAAGCAAAGCAGCAGCCAGGAGAACCACATCTGGCGGGTATATTCCCCGGGCCAGTAGTGGTGAAAGAGCATGATCACCCCGCG contains these protein-coding regions:
- the ruvA gene encoding Holliday junction branch migration protein RuvA, with the protein product MIAYLRGHLVEALPNQLTVDVNGVGYLCLVPLSTYDRLAGTQGEVRLLTHLNITERDHTLFGFATAEERDLFRLLINRVSGIGPKMALAVLSGMAVGDFKDNVIRNDVTALSRISGVGKKTAERIVLELKDKVGIVDTWQAARSTGNSLVPDPTQAAQTDAVLALIALGFKQTEAQKTVQDLVKKAGGVVSADKLIRDALRNL
- a CDS encoding Dabb family protein produces the protein MICQVSLFTLKPDVTADRLEEMMWTTRAILLKIREVLHLNVGKRIKISDPWHWFVSIEAESLDKLAILQDDPHYYKFLLEVVHRSVETQQVMVFEMEPRKDVKYS
- a CDS encoding tetratricopeptide repeat protein; protein product: MKTNALLAALLVATTVWLGQSIARAADEPLHVLYQDGRAAFYAGQFDIAREKLAKVLAVNPNHTQSRAMMAQIEEKLGKDNVMLRKSYEKIIIDKIEFADVELSEAILAVRMKVKAVTQDKVIPNIILKTPEIGKKTVSLNLSNMPLSEVLNYLAQVAGVRISYDTAAVLFTSPAG
- a CDS encoding NADH-quinone oxidoreductase subunit A, with product MLENYLPVLMQMLMAAGFAGVTLLASVLAGKSAKRNKMKDSAYECGMLPLGEAQPRFSVKFYIVAMLFVLFDIEVVFMYPWAVIFKDYVAVFGAAIFWWMLSFVGILLVAFLYAWRKKALDWSS